In a genomic window of Procambarus clarkii isolate CNS0578487 chromosome 12, FALCON_Pclarkii_2.0, whole genome shotgun sequence:
- the LOC138364092 gene encoding uncharacterized protein, protein MCVEAILFEEVISTGSSSSSYKTSPNMDLPSTSNGLQGKFLRRCTNCKQCVHVRSNVCKFCQCDFRKSRELMKKEEEARFLLKGKKALERNTASRVLRRIENQLTYLRGCGYESIVIYYKKGPARVTHGILPNNVIQEEDKKIFTTNFFLSRTRKLDADKLTLGSEGDSDNALEKNPDELQVQQVHKVQKVPQVQEIQQLQKVPQVEHLQKVPPVQQGLPLAILQKQQEVQVVKFEPQGTTPGKQCSNNGMGILKYLRKQVKKDKQ, encoded by the exons atgtgtgttgaagctattctctttgaagaagtcatctcgacaggatcttccagctccagctataaaacttcaccaaacatggatctacctagtacatcaaatg gtcttcagggaaaattcttgaggagatgcacaaactgcaaacaatgtgtgcatgtccgaagcaatgtttgcaagttctgccagtgtgacttccgaaagagtagagaattaatgaagaaagaagaggaagcccgttttctacttaaaggcaagaaggctttagaacgaaatacagcaagccgggttctacgaaggattgaaaatcag cTAACATATCTGCGTGGCTGTGGGTATGAATCAATCGTTATCTATTACAAGAAAGGACCAGCACGGGTGACGCATGGTATCCTACCAAACAACGTAATAcaagaagaggacaagaagatcttcaccactaacttctttttgt cacgcacaaggaagcttgatgcagataaacttacattaggatcagaaggtgatagcgataatgccctggaaaaaaatcctgacgagctacaagtgcagcaggtgcataaagtccaaaaagtaccgcaggtgcaagaaattcaacaattacaaaaagttccgcaggtggaacatttacaaaaagttccgccggtgcaacaagggctaccattagcaatccttcagaaacagcaagaagtacaagtagtaaaatttgaaccacagggaactacaccaggaaaacagtgtagtaacaacggaatgggaattttaaaatacctgaggaaacaggtaaaaaaggacaaacaatag